CGTTTTTTGCGTTGTTCTGAAACGTTACTTTTTCGCGGATAAGTCAATCTCGACAAAATCTTGATCGACGGCGACTTCCATCGTACGCCGATATTCACGCGGTCGCTTGACGCGACGCGGAGCACGCGTGGACTGGCCATCGCCAGCCAACGAGTCTCCTCCAGAAATCGAGACGAGATGTTCACCGGGAAGTACGCCTTCACGTCCGTCGATGTAATGCAGCGTGAATTTCCCCTCCGCGTCGGTGATCCCCCACGATGCGGCGCCGTCTTGCTGCGGCGAAAAGGTGACGTTCATGCCGGCGATGGGAGTTCCGTCGTCGGTAATCAATCCCTGCAATGGAGCCAATGCTGGCCCCTTTGCGCCGCAACCCACCAAAGCGACGAGCGATAAAACGAGCAATAAGCTTCGCATTTTCATCAGTTGCTCCCTTGTGGCTGGGGTGTTATTCGTTGCTGATCACGGAGCCGTCCGCGCGATCAAACAAGGACATCAGCGTTTGCAAACCGGTCGTTTCCGCATAAAACGCAACCGAACCGTCGGCCCGCGCCATTTGGGCGCCGCCTGGATGCTGCGAACGAAAAATCGTATGGCGGTAGTAGGGCTGATTATGTCCGATTCCGGTTCCATTCCAATTGATGCCGTGACGGACGGTCGCGACGTTCAACCACCATTCATCCCAGCCGCCTACGCCGCATGACCAGGCGCCGCCATCCCAACTGCCGCCGCGCCAGTCGCAGTTTCCTGCTGCGCAATTGGGACCATTGTAAAAGCTCGACTGCTCCCCAATCGTGATCGTGTTGCTGGTCCCATCGACCACGTCGCGAAATCCAATCGCGCGCGAGTTTTTCTCATCGATCGAAACGAGCGTCCCGTTCCAAGTCACATAGCCATAAATTCCCCATTCGCCCGGCTTGGCGTCTTCGTTCACGTTCGCGCCGCTGAAATAACTGCCGGCGCTGCCCACATAGTCGGCAATTTGATATTCGATTTCGGCGGGAGCACCCAACGCTTGCGTCCCCGACGAAGTGGCCCGCTTGCGGGTTTTCAGCATCGTGCTGGAAGGACAATTCAAAGCAGAAACGCGCAGCGCGTTGGTAACTTGCCAATTACGGTTGGGGCCAATCTGGTCGGACCAATCGGTGTCGATAAACGTCATTTGATCATAGGCGGCGTTTTGCTCCATTTGCGGCAACAAGCGAGTCAGCCACGAAGCGCCTCCTTTGCGATCCGCAGATGGCATGAGAACGGCCGGCGGAAAAACTTGATGCACGTCGTGGTAGTTGTGGATCGCCAACGACAATTGCTTCAAATTGTTCGAGCAGGTCATCCGTCGCGCCGCCTCGCGGGCTTGCTGTACGGCCGGCAACAGCAAGGCGATTAACACGCCGATGATGGCGATCACCACCAACAGCTCAACCAGGGTAAATCCAGATTTCTTGGGCATGTGAGCAATCCTCGCAATAGCGTTATAAGAAATACCAAGCGCAAGGTAGCGACAATTTTTACAAATTTCATGCCAGCTACGTCTTACTACTGATTACTTCTGTGCGCAACCGAGAGAGAACGCTCATTTTACGGCGATTGGACCTGGATTTTCCTGCAGCCGAGAATTACTTTACCAATCAACGTCCGCCAGAGTGAGACGAGTAACGAAGTACGCGTCTGCTTTTCGAGCAGGGGCCTACGAATGGACGAAAAGCAATCGCTATACGCCTGTGGGAATCTGCGATTTTTTCAGGTCGCGCAGCTGCTTCGCTTCGTCCATTGCTTTGTAAACCGGATCGAGCGGATAGCAGCCAGAGACGATTCCGTTGCGCGGCGCCGTCGTACAGTCGCTGAACGTGCGACAAACTTTCTTCCGCTTCATCTCTCCCTCTTGCAACGTCGCCGCCGGAAGTTCGGGGAAAGAAAGAACCATCCGGCCAAGTCCGACGCTGTCGATCCAACCTTCGCGCACGACCGCTTGGGCGACATGCGGCAGATAGTCTTGCAAATAGGTGAAACCGGTCGCGACCATCGTGACGTTGGGCGCCGCCGCTTTGCACTGGCGCGCGACCTCAATCATACGAGCCACGCCGATAAGCGGATCTTCGGGCGGTTGATAACCGTCGCTGGGCGGAAAGATCGCCGGCCGTTGAATATGGGGATTGTAGTAAGGACTGCCGCAAGTGATGTTGACGCCGATCACTCCGAGCTCGCCCAATTCGCGAATCAATTGAATCGGCTCTTTCAAATCGATCTCGAGCGGATTTTGGGGATTCGAACCGAAACCGCAGGGGTAAGGCAAACAGTCAGAGAAGTCCATCGGCTCGCCGACCGCATCGCCTTGCTGATACGGTACAAAATCAAAGGCGCTCAAGCGAACGCCCACTTCCAGCCCCGGCAGTTCGCTTTTGATCCGTTGAATGATCGTCTTGATCAGACGCGACCGTCCGGCGAAGTCTCCGCCAAACTTTCCGGGTCGCAAGCGAGCGCCCAGAAACTCATGCAATAAATAGCCGTGACATGCTTTCACATCGACAAACTGATAGCCGACTTCTCGCGCCAAGCGCGCCGCGTTGACGTAGCTGTCGATCAAACCTTCCAACTCTTCGTCGCTCCAGACGACCGAATCGTCGCTTTCATCAATGTCAAACTTGGCGTCGAGCAGCGGATGATGATAGGCGATCCGCGGTCGCAATTGATGATCGGGCAGCGGTCGACAAAACCGGCCAGAGTGAGTCAACTGGAGACCGATGATCAGGTCGTCGGCGGATCCAAAAGAAGTCTGATGGGCCGTAACCGCCGCTTCACGCAGTTGGGCGAGTCCGCCGATATTGCTGTCAATCGCCATCGTCTGACGAGGATTCGCGCGACCATCCGGCTGAACCGCCGCCGCTTCACCACCCCAGATCATTTTGGCGCCAGAGAGTCCAAAGTTGCGCCAGCGACGGATCGTCAGTTCGGTCGGCGAGCCATCATGATTCGCGTCCCACCCTTCCATCGGATGAATCGTCCAGCGATTGCCGGCCGTCAGCGGTCCCCAGGCCAACGTATCGGCCAAAGGAGACCCAGCCGCGGCGGTTTGAATCTCGTCATCGCAGGGCAATGTGATTCCCAAAGCGTGCAGGCGTTGGCGAAACTGCTCGACCGTTTTCAGCTGGGCGATCTTTTCGTATTTCACTGGTTTCTCTGCGGACTTCGCGATGCGACTACGGTCGGCTGGAATTGGCGGGACGAAGCGGACTATACGCGAGACGGAACTTTTTTTCGCCAGCGCCGCTGGCGAAGCGAACCGTCGCCGTTCGTTTGGCGCCTTCACCGCTGAGCGCGATGATCTTGCCAAGTCCATACTCGTCGTGGGTGACGACCATCCCCTGTACGAAGGAGTTCGGTTCGACGCGCGGCTGCGCGTCTCCTTCCCGCTCGCCCAACAGATCGGCGGCCGTTCGTATATTTGTAACCGCCGACGGCAGCGCCGGTCTTGGCAGATCGAGTGACCTTTGGCCCGATATGGGAAATTCGGGAAAAAAGCTCTCCTCCAGGGGAAAATCAGGGGCGAAGGCGGTTTGTTCTTCCGTTACCTCCATCTCGTCTCGCGGCAATTCCATCAAAAACGGGCTCGGAATCGTCATATTGCGTTTCCCGCGGAAGTCACGATAGCGGGCCATACTGAGGTCGAGCTCTTCTTCGGCCCGCGTGATGCCGACAAACAGCAAACGCCGCTCTTCTTCCAATTGCTCTGGGTTCTCGCGCGAACGCTCGTGCGGCAGCAAGCCTTGCTCAAGGGCGACGATATGCACGACCGGAAACTCCAGCCCTTTCGCGGCATGCAACGTCATCAGCGTCACGCGATCCATTTCGGCGTCAAAATCGTCGGTCTCGTTGACCAACGTTTTCTCTTCCAGGTAATGCTCCAACGTTCCATCGTGCGGATGTTCGATATCGTACTCGCGCGCCGAAGAGAGAAGTTCTTCGATGTTTTCCAAGCGAGTTTGATCTTCGACGTCGTCCGTCGCTTCGTATTGCCGTTTGAACTCCGACTCGGAAAGGACAAACCCCAGAATCTCTTCGACAGGATCGTTGATTTTGGTCGACAATCGATCGAAGAGTGCGACAAATTTAGCGAGCGCCACAGCCGCGCGGTTTCCGAGCCCGTCGATCATCCCGGCTTCGCGAGCCGCTTCGAGCATGGAAAGTCCTTCAGCCGCCGCGTGGATGCGAAGCTTGAGCAAGGTCGCTTTGCCGATAGCCCGCTTCGGCACGTTGACGATCCGTTCAAACGCGACGTCGTCGCGCGGATTGTTCATCAGCAATGCGTAGGCGAGCAGATCCTTGATCTCTTTGCGATGATAAAACTCGACCCCGCTGACGATCATGTACGGCACTCCCTGCTGCCGCATCGCATCTTCAAAGGTGCGCGACAGCGCATTGATGCGATAGAAGATCGCGTAGTCACGCGGGCGACGCTTCCCTTGAGCGACTTGGGCCGAAATCCGCGCGGCGATCGCCTGGGCTTCTTCTTTATGAGTCGAGTACTGAATCATCCGGACCGCTTTGCCGGCGGGATTATCGGTAAACAGCGACTTCTTTTTCCGCTGCTTGTTGTTGGCGATCAACGCATCGGCGACCGACAAGATGTTGGGAGTGCTGCGATAGTTCTGTTCGAGCCGGACCACTTTCACGGTCGGAAAGTCGCTTTCAAACTCCAAGATGTTCTTCAGGTTCGCGCCGCGCCAGCCATAGATGGATTGGTCGGGATCGCCGGTCACGCCGAGATTCGGATATTGAATCGACATGGCCCGCACGATCGCGTATTGCGGCAAGTTGGTGTCTTGGTACTCGTCGACCAGGATGTAGCGAAAGCGCTCGTCCAAAGAAGCGCGCAGTTCTTCGTTCTCTTTCAGCAGCAGCGTGACATGCATCAGCAAGTCGTCAAAGTCGACGGCGTTCGCCTGTTGCAGCGCGGCCTGATACTTGGGATAGACTCGTTCGACAATCGATCCGGTCGCGTTGACTCCGCCCACATATCGACTCGCTTCGATAAGATGGTTCTTGGCCCAACTGATCGCCGCAGCCACTTGCTCTGGAGTTGCGTGCGTCAGTTGCACATCGGTCTCGCGAATGGTTCGCTTTAAGAGGGAGAGCGAGTCGCTCGTGTCGTAGATCGTGTAGTTCGGCTGCAGCCCCCGGTATTCTGCGTATTGCCGCAGCAGGCGCGCGCAGAAGCGATGAAAGGTTCCGATCCAAACGTTTTCACCCGGCGCCAAGCGATTCAAACGCAAGCGCATTTCGTCGGCCGCTTTGTTGGTGAACGTGAGTGCGGCGATCTGCGAAGGTCGCACGCCTTGCGATAACAAATGGGCGATTCGATGCGTAATTACCCGCGTCTTTCCGCTGCCGGGCCCCGCCAACACCAGCAGCGGTCCATCGACATGCAGCACCGCTTCGCGCTGCGGTTCGGTCAAAGATTGGTGGGGGTCTGCGGTCATCCGTTACGTGCTGTCTTGGGGTGCGAGGAAAACGAGAAGTGCTAGCATAACGAGTGTTCTTCTCGTAAATATTTTGTAAAGTCCTGTCCAAAAGTGGCGCGACGAGTATATTAACTCAAGTTCGAAGAGCGAGTCGCCGCAGTCGCCGCTTTTCAAACGACCCACTGGCGGTTCCAGGGAAGAACCGCAACCATTCTCCACTCTATTGCCTGGGAGGGAACCCATGACGCGAATTCCTCTGAATGCTGCTGCTCAAGAATCGGAAAGCTTGATGTCCAAGCTCGAAATGAGCACCGCGGAAATCGGCCTCACGGTTCGCACAACCAATTGTCTCGAAGAACGTGGAATTTTCACGGTTCGAGACCTCCTCAACTGCACGCGTGCAGACCTCCTCAGCATTTCAAACTTCGGTGAGAAAACGCTGGATGAAGTCTACTCGTCGCTGGAAAGCATTGGCTTTTTCCGGAAGGCCCGTCAAGCGGTCGCACAGCCGCTGGCTGTGTAG
The nucleotide sequence above comes from Blastopirellula sp. J2-11. Encoded proteins:
- a CDS encoding DUF1559 domain-containing protein gives rise to the protein MPKKSGFTLVELLVVIAIIGVLIALLLPAVQQAREAARRMTCSNNLKQLSLAIHNYHDVHQVFPPAVLMPSADRKGGASWLTRLLPQMEQNAAYDQMTFIDTDWSDQIGPNRNWQVTNALRVSALNCPSSTMLKTRKRATSSGTQALGAPAEIEYQIADYVGSAGSYFSGANVNEDAKPGEWGIYGYVTWNGTLVSIDEKNSRAIGFRDVVDGTSNTITIGEQSSFYNGPNCAAGNCDWRGGSWDGGAWSCGVGGWDEWWLNVATVRHGINWNGTGIGHNQPYYRHTIFRSQHPGGAQMARADGSVAFYAETTGLQTLMSLFDRADGSVISNE
- a CDS encoding DNA-directed RNA polymerase subunit alpha C-terminal domain-containing protein; translated protein: MTRIPLNAAAQESESLMSKLEMSTAEIGLTVRTTNCLEERGIFTVRDLLNCTRADLLSISNFGEKTLDEVYSSLESIGFFRKARQAVAQPLAV
- a CDS encoding carboxypeptidase-like regulatory domain-containing protein, with amino-acid sequence MKMRSLLLVLSLVALVGCGAKGPALAPLQGLITDDGTPIAGMNVTFSPQQDGAASWGITDAEGKFTLHYIDGREGVLPGEHLVSISGGDSLAGDGQSTRAPRRVKRPREYRRTMEVAVDQDFVEIDLSAKK
- a CDS encoding ATP-dependent helicase is translated as MTADPHQSLTEPQREAVLHVDGPLLVLAGPGSGKTRVITHRIAHLLSQGVRPSQIAALTFTNKAADEMRLRLNRLAPGENVWIGTFHRFCARLLRQYAEYRGLQPNYTIYDTSDSLSLLKRTIRETDVQLTHATPEQVAAAISWAKNHLIEASRYVGGVNATGSIVERVYPKYQAALQQANAVDFDDLLMHVTLLLKENEELRASLDERFRYILVDEYQDTNLPQYAIVRAMSIQYPNLGVTGDPDQSIYGWRGANLKNILEFESDFPTVKVVRLEQNYRSTPNILSVADALIANNKQRKKKSLFTDNPAGKAVRMIQYSTHKEEAQAIAARISAQVAQGKRRPRDYAIFYRINALSRTFEDAMRQQGVPYMIVSGVEFYHRKEIKDLLAYALLMNNPRDDVAFERIVNVPKRAIGKATLLKLRIHAAAEGLSMLEAAREAGMIDGLGNRAAVALAKFVALFDRLSTKINDPVEEILGFVLSESEFKRQYEATDDVEDQTRLENIEELLSSAREYDIEHPHDGTLEHYLEEKTLVNETDDFDAEMDRVTLMTLHAAKGLEFPVVHIVALEQGLLPHERSRENPEQLEEERRLLFVGITRAEEELDLSMARYRDFRGKRNMTIPSPFLMELPRDEMEVTEEQTAFAPDFPLEESFFPEFPISGQRSLDLPRPALPSAVTNIRTAADLLGEREGDAQPRVEPNSFVQGMVVTHDEYGLGKIIALSGEGAKRTATVRFASGAGEKKFRLAYSPLRPANSSRP
- a CDS encoding NADH:flavin oxidoreductase; translation: MKYEKIAQLKTVEQFRQRLHALGITLPCDDEIQTAAAGSPLADTLAWGPLTAGNRWTIHPMEGWDANHDGSPTELTIRRWRNFGLSGAKMIWGGEAAAVQPDGRANPRQTMAIDSNIGGLAQLREAAVTAHQTSFGSADDLIIGLQLTHSGRFCRPLPDHQLRPRIAYHHPLLDAKFDIDESDDSVVWSDEELEGLIDSYVNAARLAREVGYQFVDVKACHGYLLHEFLGARLRPGKFGGDFAGRSRLIKTIIQRIKSELPGLEVGVRLSAFDFVPYQQGDAVGEPMDFSDCLPYPCGFGSNPQNPLEIDLKEPIQLIRELGELGVIGVNITCGSPYYNPHIQRPAIFPPSDGYQPPEDPLIGVARMIEVARQCKAAAPNVTMVATGFTYLQDYLPHVAQAVVREGWIDSVGLGRMVLSFPELPAATLQEGEMKRKKVCRTFSDCTTAPRNGIVSGCYPLDPVYKAMDEAKQLRDLKKSQIPTGV